The window TAAGCTTGCACCTATTTGCATCGGGGGGACTATGCAGACCAAAAACTATTGCTTATTTATTGCCTATCTATCATGCGCTTCTCTTAAGATGAAAAGTCATACCCATGGATCTGCTTAAGGGCATAGTCGCCATTCTAATTGGCTTAGTGATATTGCGGATTAGCTGGCACAAACAGCTAGTGGTATATGCTCTAATTGTCACTGACACTAAGCGAATCATCGCACAAAACCCCCATGCCGATCTCGACTCCGATGCTGACTTCGTCAAGCATCAAGATCGCTACCGAGGGTGGCTACTTATCGTCATCTCATCACTATGCATTATCATGTATGGTGGTGGCCTGGTGCTAGCCAGTATTCTCTAAACAAAACCGACCCGATGAAAATGTTCTGGGTCGGCTTCTTTTATGGTTAGCTTTTTTAATAGATGTAGCGGAAAGTACTAGCTGGTACGGTTCGCGAACTAACTCGGTTCCAACCACCGTTATAGTTCATCTCTGAAACAGTCACCATACCACCGTTAACACTCTCAACGTAGGCCACATGACCATATCCGCCCCAGCCGTCAGCTGTTTGAGCAATTGCACCAGCCTGAGGTGCGGCACCAACTGCATAACCTGAAGCGATTGCGTTATAGTACCACTGACTAGCATTACCCCAGTTACCGGGAATAGACCGTCGGCTTGCTACATAATAAGTGCAGTATCCACGCGTATAGCTATTACCACCAAAAGTCGGCTTAAAGTTGGCGATGGTTGGCTTAGGCTGAGCGGCAACGCTGGCAAGCCGTGTAACTGGCGCAGGATCTGGACTATTATCTGGCTTAATACCATCTGGGATGATAATCTTTTGCCCAACCGCTAGTGGTTTGCCCTCTAGCTGGTTAAAGCTATCTATAAGATTAGCACTAGCCTGATAGCGTGAAGCTAGCTCTTCAAGAGTTTCACCACCAGTGACAGAATACAGCAGACCATTAACCGGCAATATCGTAAGCTTCGAGCCAGGCTTTAGGACTGCATCGGTCGCTAAGTCATTTGCCCACAGCACTGTATCACTAGTAACGCCATATTTTTGTGCGATTGCCGAGACGGTTTCACCACCAGCTACTGTATGGATGCTAACCGTTCGATTCGCAACACCACCACTGGCAATTGGCGCCCTCTTAGAAAGGAATGACTCGCCAGTTGTAGCTAGCTTAGCTTGACCAGCCACAGTTACAGCTCGTTCCTTTACATCGGCCGCAATTAGCGAATGGCTCTGTTCAGCCAATATCGCCCCAGCCGCCAACATCGTTGATTGATCCTCAGTCGAAGTGGCTCCGCGCCCTCCACCCTTAAGGCCAGTAATACTTTCGGCTTGAATTTTACCAGCTGCAACAATAAAAATTGCACCAGCCACAACTAGGGCATGCGAGGCCAGACGCCAGGCGCCACCATGAGAAATTGATTTTTTTACTTTAGTCCCGTGGCCCATCAAAAATGAATGGGCTGGGCTTTGATTTGTACCCTCTTCAGTCTGAGGGGTGTTTGTGTAAGAAGAAGTCTTCGCCACTCCATTTAGCACACCAGCTGTGTGGTTTGCAGATGAAGCGATGCTTGGGCTTATTCTACAAATAGAGCACTCCGTTGCTTGCGACTGTCGGTTTCACTTTTGGTTATTGTTATAAAAGTAACCCGCCGATATTCAAGCTTTATATTAACTGTCTTCGCAGTCGGTCTC is drawn from bacterium and contains these coding sequences:
- a CDS encoding LysM peptidoglycan-binding domain-containing protein, whose protein sequence is MAKTSSYTNTPQTEEGTNQSPAHSFLMGHGTKVKKSISHGGAWRLASHALVVAGAIFIVAAGKIQAESITGLKGGGRGATSTEDQSTMLAAGAILAEQSHSLIAADVKERAVTVAGQAKLATTGESFLSKRAPIASGGVANRTVSIHTVAGGETVSAIAQKYGVTSDTVLWANDLATDAVLKPGSKLTILPVNGLLYSVTGGETLEELASRYQASANLIDSFNQLEGKPLAVGQKIIIPDGIKPDNSPDPAPVTRLASVAAQPKPTIANFKPTFGGNSYTRGYCTYYVASRRSIPGNWGNASQWYYNAIASGYAVGAAPQAGAIAQTADGWGGYGHVAYVESVNGGMVTVSEMNYNGGWNRVSSRTVPASTFRYIY